A DNA window from Labrus mixtus chromosome 4, fLabMix1.1, whole genome shotgun sequence contains the following coding sequences:
- the arl2bp gene encoding ADP-ribosylation factor-like protein 2-binding protein isoform X1, producing the protein MDIQELKAWSCGDNMVEVVDMDEENFATSSSSAADSAFDAVIGCIEDIIVEEEFQQLQRSFMEKHYMEFEDSEENKLSYTPIFNEYVDLLEKHLEQQLTNKIAGFNMNNFIQLLMQHKEEVPGDIFDMLLTFTDFMAFKEMFLDYRAEKEGRGLDLGDELLVTSLIPAGSKHSSSTELK; encoded by the exons ATGGACATTCAGGAACTGA AAGCCTGGAGCTGTGGAGACAACATGGTAGAAGTGGTTGATATGGACGAAGAGAACTTCGCTACGTCCAG TTCCTCAGCTGCAGATTCTGCTTTTGATGCTGTCATTGGCTGCATAGAGGACATCATCGTGG AGGAGGAGTTCCAGCAGCTTCAGAGAAGCTTCATGGAAAAACACTACATGGAGTTTGAAGACTCTGAGGAGAACAAGCTCAGCTACACACCAATCTTCAATGAATAT GTTGACCTGCTGGAGAAACACCTGGAGCAGCAGCTGACGAATAAGATCGCCGGCTTCAACATGAACAATTTCATACAGCTGCTCAT GCAACACAAGGAGGAGGTACCAGGGGACATTTTTGACATGCTGCTGACGTTTACTGACTTCATGGCCTTCAAGGAGATGTTTCTGGATTATCGAGCA GAGAAGGAGGGTCGAGGTCTGGACCTAGGTGATGAACTGCTTGTTACATCTCTGATCCCTGCAGGttccaaacacagcagcagcactgaatTGAAGTGA
- the arl2bp gene encoding ADP-ribosylation factor-like protein 2-binding protein isoform X2 yields MDIQELTWSCGDNMVEVVDMDEENFATSSSSAADSAFDAVIGCIEDIIVEEEFQQLQRSFMEKHYMEFEDSEENKLSYTPIFNEYVDLLEKHLEQQLTNKIAGFNMNNFIQLLMQHKEEVPGDIFDMLLTFTDFMAFKEMFLDYRAEKEGRGLDLGDELLVTSLIPAGSKHSSSTELK; encoded by the exons ATGGACATTCAGGAACTGA CCTGGAGCTGTGGAGACAACATGGTAGAAGTGGTTGATATGGACGAAGAGAACTTCGCTACGTCCAG TTCCTCAGCTGCAGATTCTGCTTTTGATGCTGTCATTGGCTGCATAGAGGACATCATCGTGG AGGAGGAGTTCCAGCAGCTTCAGAGAAGCTTCATGGAAAAACACTACATGGAGTTTGAAGACTCTGAGGAGAACAAGCTCAGCTACACACCAATCTTCAATGAATAT GTTGACCTGCTGGAGAAACACCTGGAGCAGCAGCTGACGAATAAGATCGCCGGCTTCAACATGAACAATTTCATACAGCTGCTCAT GCAACACAAGGAGGAGGTACCAGGGGACATTTTTGACATGCTGCTGACGTTTACTGACTTCATGGCCTTCAAGGAGATGTTTCTGGATTATCGAGCA GAGAAGGAGGGTCGAGGTCTGGACCTAGGTGATGAACTGCTTGTTACATCTCTGATCCCTGCAGGttccaaacacagcagcagcactgaatTGAAGTGA
- the LOC132973347 gene encoding tumor necrosis factor receptor superfamily member 5-like, translating into MSAVKERMRPGSAAAFLILLMIVFTGQTLSCDKYEYEINDGCCPKCPPGGQVHEDCTELISTVCKPCTEGTFMDQLTSHRECYRCTNCEGSGLQIKMSCMIVSDTVCEPLEGFYCSGSRKDNCVEAKKHRRCEPGEYIKEQGNSSTDTVCSTCSDGTFSDGTFTSCHKYKQCESKGLELLTSGTKTENAQCGGLLSLWTGLIVGAVVMFLLLVLGMFCLAWWIRKHLGKMRKRSQEDVNPEEGALEMEGLKSDEEPKVVKGELKLVLALSKSSPGPFVELCDADPPRTRSRSLADIELCLGRVELMQSTNTLARLFDSVQEIFSRSVMTVPDQNDSK; encoded by the exons ATGTCTGCTGTGAAAGAGAGAATGAGACCTGGATCAGCTGCAGCGTTTCTG aTTCTCCTGATGATTGTCTTCACAGGTCAAACTCTCTCATGTGATAAATATGAGTATGAGATAAATGATGGATGCTGTCCTAAGTGTCCACCTG GAGGTCAAGTTCATGAAGACTGCACAGAGTTAATAAGTACTGTCTGTAAGCCCTGCACTGAAGGAACCTTTATGGACCAGCTGACTTCCCATAGAGAGTGCTACAGATGTACAAACTGTGA aGGTTCTGGTCTGCAGATAAAGATGTCGTGTATGATAGTATCAGACACAGTGTGTGAACCTCTGGAAGGATTTTACTGCTCCGGCTCTAGAAAGGACAACTGTGTGgaagcaaagaaacacagacgCTGTGAACCAGGAGAATACATCAAAGAACAAG GAAATTCCTCCACAGACACCGTGTGCTCGACTTGCTCTGATGGAACATTTTCAGACGGGACGTTTACATCTTGTCATAAATACAAACA ATGTGAATCAAAGGGTCTAGAGCTGCTGACATCAGGAACTAAGACAGAGAATGCTCAGTGTGGAGGACTACTGTCACTCTGGACTGGACTGATAGTCGGtgctgttgtgatgtttttactCCTTGTACTTGGAATGTTTTGTCTCGCATGGTGGATAAGAAAACATCTAG gaaaaatgagaaaaagatcGCAG GAAGATGTGAATCCAGAAGAAGGAGCCCTGGAGATGGAAGGTCTAAAGTCAGATGAAGAACCAAAG GTTGTGAAAGGTGAGTTAAAATTGGTGCTGGCTCTGAGTAAATCATCTCCAGGACCCTTTGTCGAGCTGTGCGATGCTGACCCACCTAGGACGCGATCACGCTCTTTAGCAGACATTGAGTTGTGCCTTGGCAGGGTAGAGCTCAtgcagagcacaaacacactggcaCGCCTCTTTGACAGTGTTcaagaaatcttttcaagaagtGTTATGACTGTACCTGACcaaaatgattcaaaataa
- the pllp gene encoding plasmolipin, with the protein MAEFPSKVNTETGSSNAQTSQQGGNSLRGLASNVTVRMDMTFIQSIPSILMMVEIVMGLLHWALIASAPYTVLPVYGWVMFVAVTLWILTTILFFMILFGAQEKLTFVPWPLTVMGYNGIATLLYLTAFLANAASVHPFKYSYFHGHFGAAAFFAAVVTLAYGASAFFSYLDWKGDGGNAATNSVPT; encoded by the exons ATGGCAGAATTCCCATCCAAGGTTAACACAGAGACCGGCTCTTCCAATGCCCAGACCTCTCAGCAGGGGGGCAACAGCCTCCGAGGGCTGGCCTCTAACGTCACCGTAAGGATGGACATGACCTTCATCCAAAGCATCCCATCCATCCTCATGATGGTGGAAATA GTTATGGGGCTGCTCCACTGGGCACTGATAGCCAGCGCCCCCTACACAGTGTTACCAGTGTACGGCTGGGTTATGTTTGTGGCCGTCACTCTGTGGATCCTCACCACCATCCTCTTCTTCATGATCCTGTTCGGGGCCCAGGAAAAACTCACCTTTGTCCCCTGGCCGTTGACG GTGATGGGGTATAACGGCATAGCAACACTCCTTTATTTGACCGCCTTCTTGGCCAACGCAGCATCTGTGCATCCCTTCAAATATTCTTATTTCCATGGACattttggagcagctgct TTCTTCGCTGCCGTGGTCACATTGGCGTACGGTGCCAGTGCTTTCTTCTCCTATTTGGACTGGAAGGGAGATGGAGGAAACGCAGCCACCAACTCAGTGCCGACCTAG